One window of the Herbiconiux sp. L3-i23 genome contains the following:
- a CDS encoding DivIVA domain-containing protein: protein MGTTFPRVRRTRSGYRVDEVEAFLDEARRAYERSPDESGGLDADSIRRTAFSMERGGYSTVHVDAALERLEDAFALREREMAYRTVGDKAWFGQARASAQEILDRLGRPDNHRFARTGGLSEGYRRKDVDRFCAKLRRYFREGEKVGIDEVRTVAFRSQRGGYREQQVDLLLDSVIDVMLAVR from the coding sequence ATGGGGACGACCTTTCCGCGTGTGCGCCGAACCCGCTCGGGTTACCGTGTCGATGAGGTCGAAGCATTCCTCGACGAGGCGCGGCGCGCCTACGAGCGCTCGCCCGACGAGTCCGGCGGTCTCGACGCCGATTCGATCCGGAGGACCGCCTTCTCCATGGAGCGCGGCGGCTACTCCACGGTGCACGTGGATGCGGCCCTCGAGCGCCTCGAGGACGCGTTCGCTCTGCGCGAACGCGAGATGGCCTACCGCACCGTCGGCGACAAGGCGTGGTTCGGTCAGGCCCGCGCGAGCGCGCAGGAGATCCTCGACCGGCTCGGACGCCCCGACAACCACCGCTTCGCCCGCACGGGCGGTCTAAGCGAGGGCTACCGTCGCAAGGACGTCGACCGCTTCTGCGCGAAGCTCCGCCGCTACTTCCGCGAGGGGGAGAAGGTCGGCATCGACGAGGTGCGCACCGTCGCGTTCCGATCGCAGCGCGGGGGGTACCGCGAGCAGCAGGTGGACCTGCTCCTCGACAGCGTCATCGACGTCATGCTCGCCGTACGCTGA
- a CDS encoding lytic transglycosylase domain-containing protein: protein MHGNLALSLFGFLAAFAFILVNVTDPYAGATASPYYHVAVEVDPQVLDASGSYEQAAIVRDNFSVTEKPKVVETPAASSSGGEGWAPPAAAVPDPGSAQAIAAEKVAARGWASTEFDCLVALWKKESGWRVNAFNASSGAYGIPQALPGNKMASAGADWETSAATQIEWGLGYITGRYGSPCGAWQSSVDRGWY from the coding sequence ATGCATGGCAATCTCGCCCTCTCGCTGTTCGGTTTCCTCGCCGCGTTCGCCTTCATCCTCGTGAACGTCACCGACCCGTACGCGGGAGCCACGGCCTCTCCCTACTACCATGTCGCGGTCGAGGTCGACCCGCAGGTGCTCGACGCGAGCGGCAGCTACGAGCAGGCCGCGATCGTCCGCGACAACTTCAGCGTCACCGAGAAGCCCAAGGTCGTCGAGACGCCCGCCGCATCGTCGTCGGGCGGCGAGGGGTGGGCTCCGCCCGCCGCCGCGGTGCCCGACCCGGGTTCGGCGCAGGCCATCGCCGCCGAGAAGGTCGCCGCCCGCGGATGGGCGAGCACCGAGTTCGACTGCCTCGTCGCGTTGTGGAAGAAGGAATCGGGCTGGCGCGTCAACGCCTTCAACGCCTCGAGCGGCGCTTACGGCATCCCGCAGGCACTGCCCGGCAACAAGATGGCTTCGGCAGGAGCCGACTGGGAGACCAGCGCCGCGACCCAGATCGAATGGGGCCTCGGCTACATCACCGGCCGCTACGGCAGCCCCTGCGGTGCGTGGCAGTCGTCGGTCGACCGCGGCTGGTACTGA
- a CDS encoding AI-2E family transporter: MKILNPFRVGLLAGLGVLVAILIGSMIGQLATILTYVGAALFLSLGLDPLVSFLERRGLPRWAALLITLVVVIGAFVGILFAVVPAIVAQAGKLVQEIVDYTQSITWSDFLANIQSLVGDTIGVDISDVADQVVQYLQSNFDTITGGVISVATGVIGGVFGAIIVLILTLYFTASLDSFKRGLYQLIPATKREKFADITEQITQSVGRYVIGQAALALCNGVLSFIFLSIIGAQLPVVFAFIAFLASLIPLVGTISGSVLIVLGQILLLPDSPATWITAAVYYLIYMQVEAYLLSPNIMNRAVKVPGVVVVIAALVGGTLLGILGALIAIPVAAAIQLIIKQVVIPRQNEL, encoded by the coding sequence GTGAAGATCCTGAACCCGTTCCGAGTCGGCCTCCTGGCGGGTCTCGGCGTCCTCGTCGCGATCCTGATCGGCTCGATGATCGGGCAACTGGCCACGATCCTCACCTACGTGGGCGCCGCCCTCTTCCTCTCCCTCGGACTCGACCCTCTGGTGTCGTTCCTCGAGCGCCGGGGGCTCCCCCGGTGGGCGGCGCTGCTCATCACCCTCGTGGTGGTGATCGGCGCCTTCGTCGGCATCCTCTTCGCGGTCGTGCCGGCCATCGTCGCCCAGGCCGGCAAACTCGTCCAGGAGATCGTCGACTACACGCAGAGCATCACCTGGAGCGACTTCCTCGCCAACATCCAGTCGCTCGTCGGCGACACGATCGGCGTGGACATCAGCGACGTGGCCGACCAGGTCGTGCAGTACCTGCAGAGCAACTTCGACACCATCACCGGCGGCGTCATTTCGGTCGCGACCGGCGTCATCGGCGGTGTCTTCGGCGCGATCATCGTGCTGATCCTCACCCTGTACTTCACCGCGTCCCTCGACAGCTTCAAGCGGGGCCTCTACCAGCTCATCCCGGCGACCAAGCGCGAGAAGTTCGCCGACATCACCGAGCAGATCACCCAGTCGGTCGGCCGCTACGTCATCGGGCAGGCGGCCCTCGCCCTCTGCAACGGCGTGCTGAGCTTCATCTTCCTCAGCATCATCGGCGCCCAGCTGCCCGTCGTGTTCGCGTTCATCGCCTTCCTCGCGTCGCTGATCCCGCTCGTCGGAACGATCAGCGGCTCGGTGCTCATCGTGCTCGGCCAGATCCTGCTGCTGCCCGACTCGCCGGCGACCTGGATCACCGCCGCCGTGTACTACCTGATCTACATGCAGGTCGAGGCGTACCTGCTGAGCCCCAACATCATGAACCGCGCGGTGAAGGTGCCGGGCGTCGTCGTGGTGATCGCGGCGCTGGTCGGCGGCACGCTGCTCGGCATCCTCGGCGCGCTCATCGCGATCCCGGTCGCCGCGGCGATCCAGCTCATCATCAAGCAGGTCGTGATCCCCCGGCAGAACGAGCTCTGA
- a CDS encoding alpha/beta hydrolase, whose amino-acid sequence MTTEIKGGVQLPAHREDIELVTADGLTLVGELAAPENRQPVATLVTLHPLPTAGGFMDSHLLRKAAGRLPALADIAVLRFNTRGTRSDRGTSEGEFDGGVAERADVAAALAFVAERGLPHPWLLGWSFGTELALKYGREHDVDGFLLLSPPLHRTSEAEVAAWADETRPVMALIPEHDDFLKPDEARQRFAAAPNIELVSVDGAKHLWVGENYTRIVLDAIVTRMNPAAAPLSTTWEG is encoded by the coding sequence ATGACGACCGAGATCAAGGGCGGCGTGCAGCTGCCCGCCCACCGCGAAGACATCGAGCTGGTCACCGCCGACGGGTTGACCCTCGTCGGGGAGCTCGCCGCACCGGAGAACAGGCAGCCGGTCGCGACCCTCGTGACGTTGCACCCGCTGCCCACCGCCGGCGGGTTCATGGACTCGCACCTGCTGCGCAAGGCCGCCGGCCGGCTCCCCGCTCTCGCGGATATCGCAGTGCTGCGCTTCAACACCCGTGGCACCCGCTCCGACCGCGGCACGAGCGAGGGGGAGTTCGACGGGGGAGTGGCCGAGCGCGCCGACGTCGCCGCTGCACTCGCATTCGTCGCCGAGCGCGGGCTGCCGCACCCGTGGCTGCTCGGCTGGTCGTTCGGCACCGAGCTCGCGCTGAAGTACGGCAGGGAGCACGACGTCGACGGATTCCTCCTGCTCTCGCCGCCGCTGCATCGCACCAGCGAGGCGGAAGTGGCGGCGTGGGCCGACGAGACGCGCCCCGTGATGGCGCTCATCCCCGAACACGACGACTTCTTGAAGCCGGACGAGGCGCGCCAGCGATTCGCCGCAGCCCCGAACATCGAACTGGTCTCCGTCGACGGCGCCAAGCACCTCTGGGTGGGCGAGAACTACACCCGCATCGTGCTCGACGCGATCGTCACCCGCATGAACCCCGCCGCGGCGCCGCTGTCGACGACGTGGGAGGGCTGA
- a CDS encoding DivIVA domain-containing protein: protein MATDEANFSTVMRGYNREEVDKALVDLRRDLIKANTERAEAQKEIKRLGARVEELDAELDEVGSPTYSGLGHKLENTLRVAEEQSTRLIAQADIDAERLRSSVQADIDRLKSDTADLAERTVNEARARATSILESARGEADDMTLRASEQSEQMVQDATREAAAIRGAVATEAAEVRGTAKREAAAIRATAEREATELRAVADRETATARDDAARLVRETEAGRAALARELEEARTNIDRDLTETRATLAREVETTRAAITRDLETTAAEIARDRATTRNDLDREIENTRAALRREVEDERANVLAEVETARIELANEVETTRAALLRETEQTHAQLAAEAAEAHAALAAELEKTRTDFEREAEAARSAVGEELDEARAVIAREIEQSRLDLEVEMRARRDEAEREYLSRHQEAVAQTQKYLDEANLQLADAVRRAADKRLEADTLEIASERDARIKREESEENAALIVRDAEDRARDIVTEAEDRSRALITDAEERLAQIKIERDAVAAYFENLKSVLKQADTVAAED from the coding sequence GTGGCCACCGACGAAGCGAACTTCAGCACCGTGATGCGCGGATACAACCGCGAAGAAGTCGACAAGGCGCTGGTGGATCTGCGCCGTGACCTCATCAAGGCGAACACCGAGCGGGCCGAGGCGCAGAAGGAGATCAAGCGCCTGGGCGCCCGCGTCGAGGAGCTCGACGCCGAGCTCGACGAGGTCGGCAGCCCGACCTATTCCGGGCTGGGCCACAAGCTCGAGAACACCCTCCGCGTGGCCGAGGAGCAGTCGACGAGACTCATCGCTCAGGCCGACATCGACGCCGAACGCCTGCGCTCGTCGGTGCAGGCCGACATCGACCGGCTGAAGTCAGACACCGCCGACCTCGCCGAGCGCACCGTGAATGAGGCCCGTGCCCGCGCGACGTCGATCCTCGAGAGCGCGCGCGGCGAGGCCGACGACATGACGCTCCGCGCCTCCGAGCAGTCGGAGCAGATGGTGCAGGACGCCACCCGCGAAGCCGCCGCCATCCGGGGCGCCGTCGCCACCGAGGCCGCCGAGGTGCGCGGCACCGCGAAGCGCGAGGCCGCCGCGATCCGCGCCACCGCCGAGCGCGAGGCGACGGAGCTGCGTGCCGTCGCCGATCGCGAGACGGCGACCGCCCGTGACGACGCCGCTCGCCTCGTCCGCGAGACCGAGGCGGGGCGCGCCGCCCTGGCGAGGGAGCTCGAGGAGGCGCGGACCAACATCGACCGCGACCTGACCGAGACCCGTGCGACCCTGGCGCGCGAGGTCGAGACGACGCGCGCCGCCATCACCCGCGACCTCGAGACCACCGCCGCCGAGATCGCCCGCGACCGGGCCACGACGCGCAACGACCTCGACCGCGAGATCGAGAACACCCGCGCCGCCCTCCGTCGCGAGGTCGAGGACGAGCGCGCGAATGTGCTCGCCGAAGTCGAGACCGCCCGCATCGAGCTGGCCAACGAGGTCGAGACCACGCGCGCCGCCCTGCTACGCGAGACCGAGCAGACCCACGCCCAGCTCGCCGCCGAAGCGGCGGAAGCGCACGCGGCCCTCGCCGCCGAGCTCGAGAAGACCCGCACCGATTTCGAGCGCGAGGCCGAGGCCGCCCGCTCGGCGGTCGGCGAGGAGCTCGACGAGGCCCGCGCCGTGATCGCCCGCGAGATCGAGCAGTCACGCCTCGACCTCGAGGTCGAGATGCGGGCCCGCCGCGACGAGGCCGAGCGCGAGTACCTCAGCCGCCACCAGGAGGCGGTCGCCCAGACCCAGAAGTACCTCGACGAGGCGAACCTCCAACTCGCCGACGCCGTTCGTCGCGCCGCCGACAAGCGCCTCGAAGCCGACACCCTTGAGATCGCGTCCGAGCGCGACGCGCGCATCAAGCGCGAGGAGTCGGAGGAGAACGCGGCGCTCATCGTCCGCGACGCCGAGGACCGTGCCCGCGACATCGTGACGGAGGCCGAGGACCGCTCCCGCGCCCTCATCACCGACGCGGAGGAGCGTCTCGCGCAGATCAAGATCGAACGCGATGCAGTTGCGGCATACTTCGAGAACCTGAAGAGCGTGCTGAAGCAGGCCGACACCGTCGCCGCCGAAGACTGA